In a single window of the Delftia tsuruhatensis genome:
- a CDS encoding M20 family metallopeptidase translates to MQDTFEESRAQQRARLLEWLGGQQQAMQELLQKIVDIDSGSRDEAGVTAVAQALRERLEAAGVPVRFEPVPGYGVLLHADVPGAAEGAPIYLMGHMDTVYPAGTVAKRPFRIEDGRAHGPGVADMKSGLVLNVFVAEAFARCGGLGAPLKLFFSCDEEIGSPATRQAIMDQVRGARAVFNAEPGRVSGNVVTSRKGSMAVEFEVQGVAAHAGINHAAGASALEAMARKLLALHALTDPATGTTTNVGVLQGGIVPNMVAPHARAELDVRYTAETDPDALMERIRAIIEEESVPRTQGRVTAVRRTLPMAPTPDALLQLYRRGAQSVGFDVQGEFTGGAADSGLTASVGVPTLCATGPVGGHPHTEREYCELATFVPRAQAVALAIFDHP, encoded by the coding sequence GTGCAGGATACCTTCGAAGAAAGCCGCGCGCAGCAGCGCGCACGGCTGCTGGAATGGCTGGGCGGCCAGCAGCAAGCCATGCAAGAGCTGTTGCAGAAGATCGTGGACATCGACAGTGGCAGCCGCGACGAGGCCGGCGTCACCGCCGTGGCCCAGGCGCTGCGCGAGCGGCTGGAGGCGGCGGGCGTGCCCGTTCGCTTCGAGCCCGTGCCGGGCTACGGCGTGCTGCTGCATGCCGATGTACCCGGCGCTGCCGAAGGCGCGCCCATCTACCTCATGGGGCACATGGATACCGTCTACCCTGCGGGCACGGTGGCGAAGCGGCCGTTCCGCATCGAGGACGGGCGCGCCCACGGGCCCGGCGTGGCCGACATGAAGTCCGGCCTGGTGCTCAACGTCTTCGTGGCCGAGGCCTTTGCGCGCTGCGGCGGGCTGGGCGCGCCGCTGAAGCTGTTCTTCTCCTGCGACGAGGAGATCGGCTCGCCCGCCACGCGCCAGGCCATCATGGACCAGGTGCGCGGCGCGCGCGCCGTCTTCAACGCCGAGCCCGGCCGCGTCAGCGGCAACGTGGTGACCAGCCGCAAGGGCTCGATGGCCGTGGAGTTCGAGGTGCAGGGCGTGGCCGCGCATGCGGGCATCAACCATGCGGCCGGCGCCAGCGCGCTGGAAGCCATGGCGCGCAAGCTGCTGGCCCTGCATGCGCTGACCGATCCCGCCACGGGCACCACGACCAACGTGGGCGTGCTGCAAGGCGGCATCGTGCCCAACATGGTGGCGCCACATGCCAGGGCCGAGCTGGACGTGCGCTACACGGCCGAGACCGATCCCGATGCGTTGATGGAGCGCATCCGCGCCATCATCGAGGAGGAGTCCGTGCCCCGCACCCAAGGCCGCGTCACGGCCGTGCGCCGCACCCTGCCCATGGCGCCCACGCCCGATGCGCTGCTGCAGCTGTACCGGCGCGGTGCGCAGTCGGTGGGCTTCGACGTGCAGGGCGAGTTCACGGGTGGCGCGGCCGACAGCGGCCTCACGGCCTCGGTGGGCGTGCCCACGCTGTGCGCCACCGGCCCCGTGGGCGGCCACCCGCATACCGAGCGCGAGTACTGCGAGCTGGCCACCTTCGTGCCGCGCGCGCAGGCCGTGGCCCTCGCCATCTTCGACCATCCTTGA
- a CDS encoding MurR/RpiR family transcriptional regulator yields the protein MNSALQNSVPLLPQRLARQGGLLTASEQGLAQTLGREYPHVLLESATSLATRTGTSASTVVRLFAKLGYASYAEAQREARGEVTSLLQTASQRAPVTLGTQRSLIECVDDALLHDQHNIQATREGLDSAAFEAMARRLAEDGPGRIFVLAQINSAPVSAWLALHLNMCRPGVQELDVGAVSPIDQLLWVGPQDILLAFSVSLYARGTTELARRFKEAGGQVLALTDSPTAPLVPLASHWLQVHTANASPFHSYTAAFFLCNALVSAVAQLRHASVSEVLARRDALWRQFDDQLIRPAPRTAGRKRKA from the coding sequence ATGAATTCAGCATTGCAGAACTCCGTGCCATTGCTGCCACAGCGCCTGGCCCGGCAGGGCGGCTTGCTGACGGCCAGCGAACAGGGGCTGGCCCAGACCCTGGGCCGCGAATATCCCCATGTCCTGCTCGAATCGGCCACGTCGCTGGCAACGCGCACGGGCACCAGCGCCTCCACCGTGGTGCGGCTGTTCGCCAAGCTGGGCTATGCCAGCTATGCCGAGGCCCAGCGCGAGGCGCGAGGCGAGGTCACCTCCCTGCTGCAGACAGCCTCCCAGCGCGCGCCCGTGACCCTGGGCACGCAGCGCAGCCTGATCGAATGCGTGGACGACGCGCTGCTGCACGACCAGCACAACATCCAGGCCACGCGCGAGGGCCTGGACAGCGCCGCCTTCGAGGCCATGGCCAGGCGGCTGGCCGAGGACGGACCGGGGCGCATCTTTGTGCTCGCCCAGATCAACAGCGCCCCCGTGTCCGCCTGGCTGGCCCTGCACCTGAACATGTGCCGCCCCGGCGTGCAGGAGCTGGACGTGGGCGCGGTATCGCCCATAGACCAGCTGCTGTGGGTGGGCCCGCAGGACATCCTGCTGGCCTTCAGCGTCAGCCTCTACGCGCGCGGCACTACGGAGCTGGCGCGGCGCTTCAAGGAGGCTGGCGGTCAGGTGCTGGCCCTCACCGACAGCCCCACGGCGCCGCTGGTGCCGCTGGCCAGCCACTGGCTGCAGGTGCACACGGCCAATGCCTCGCCGTTCCACTCCTACACGGCGGCCTTCTTCCTGTGCAACGCCCTGGTCTCGGCCGTGGCCCAGTTGCGCCACGCCAGCGTGTCCGAAGTACTGGCACGGCGCGATGCGCTGTGGCGGCAGTTCGACGACCAGTTGATCCGGCCCGCGCCACGCACTGCGGGGCGCAAGCGCAAAGCCTAG
- a CDS encoding isochorismatase family protein — protein sequence MEDTPMHAEIATYEQQGFGAPLPLHGPVGLLIVDFVNGFADPAVFGGGNIRAAIARTVPLLAAARQRRWAVAHSRIVYADDGADHNIFSLKVPGLLGLREHAPDSAIVPELAPAAGELVVRKTVPSAFFGTALAPWLAQRGVQTLLVAGAVTSGCVRASVVDAMSWGLRPVVVGDCVGDRALGPHEASLFDMAQKYATVLDRDRALELLA from the coding sequence ATGGAGGACACCCCCATGCACGCTGAGATCGCCACCTACGAACAGCAGGGCTTCGGCGCCCCGCTGCCCCTGCACGGCCCGGTGGGCCTGCTGATCGTCGATTTCGTCAACGGCTTCGCCGACCCGGCCGTCTTCGGCGGCGGCAACATCCGCGCGGCCATCGCCCGCACCGTGCCCCTGCTCGCGGCCGCGCGCCAGCGGCGCTGGGCGGTGGCGCACAGCCGCATCGTCTATGCGGATGACGGCGCCGACCACAACATCTTCTCGCTCAAGGTGCCGGGCCTGCTGGGGCTCAGGGAGCATGCGCCGGACAGCGCCATCGTCCCGGAACTTGCCCCGGCCGCGGGCGAGCTGGTGGTGCGCAAGACCGTGCCCTCGGCCTTCTTCGGCACCGCGCTGGCGCCTTGGCTGGCCCAGCGCGGCGTGCAGACCCTGCTGGTCGCGGGGGCGGTGACCAGCGGCTGCGTGCGTGCCAGCGTGGTCGATGCCATGTCCTGGGGATTGCGGCCCGTGGTGGTCGGCGACTGCGTGGGCGACCGGGCCCTGGGGCCGCACGAGGCCAGTCTCTTCGACATGGCGCAGAAATACGCCACGGTGCTGGACCGGGACCGGGCGCTGGAGCTGCTGGCCTAG
- a CDS encoding alkyl sulfatase dimerization domain-containing protein codes for MNARDDKPSDEKPFLLVGTGSETVAPGLHILRGQGQSFVAETDAGLVVIDAGPGGQVTRDMIASLRRISDAPVHALCHSHGHIGYNAGMPLWLEHAASRGDPVPRLIAHAHLPRRHARYRETEALQHRMAEIQFNRSPGFFAQRLAMHDPTETFDTRLQIGSGEQRVELFWAPSETDDAIALWSPARRVLYGGPALLDSIPNIGTPFRTLRDTVRWAGTLEAMAALRPLKAVREFGPVIEGEEAVQQVLLHTARALRWLRAEVVRLMNEGMNEAQMLAAMVYPPELFGVDWMKPSYGDPSYIARDIYRSENGWWDRNPTTLHPASPEAAGAAIAAAITDKAGLIASAQALADAGQWQLALHVIDVLATAGGEAPEIARARQLKAAWLRERAREVDSYVSRNLYRVGADMIEQGTQARFGIR; via the coding sequence ATGAACGCCAGAGACGACAAACCCTCGGACGAAAAACCCTTCCTGCTCGTGGGCACGGGCAGCGAGACCGTGGCCCCGGGCCTGCACATCCTGCGCGGCCAGGGACAGTCCTTCGTGGCCGAGACCGATGCCGGTCTGGTGGTCATCGATGCCGGCCCCGGCGGCCAGGTCACGCGCGACATGATCGCCAGCCTGCGCAGGATCAGCGACGCGCCCGTGCATGCGCTGTGCCACAGCCACGGCCACATCGGCTACAACGCCGGCATGCCGCTGTGGCTGGAGCATGCGGCATCGCGCGGCGATCCCGTGCCGCGCCTGATCGCCCACGCCCACCTGCCGCGCCGCCACGCGCGCTACCGCGAGACCGAGGCGCTGCAGCACCGCATGGCCGAGATCCAGTTCAACCGCTCTCCGGGCTTTTTCGCGCAGCGCCTGGCCATGCACGACCCCACCGAAACCTTCGACACCCGCCTGCAGATCGGCAGCGGCGAGCAGCGCGTCGAGCTGTTCTGGGCGCCCTCGGAGACCGATGACGCCATCGCCCTGTGGAGCCCTGCCCGGCGCGTGCTGTACGGCGGCCCGGCGCTGCTGGACTCCATCCCCAACATCGGCACGCCGTTTCGCACGCTGCGCGACACCGTGCGCTGGGCCGGCACGCTGGAGGCCATGGCCGCGCTGCGCCCACTCAAGGCGGTGCGCGAGTTCGGCCCCGTGATCGAGGGCGAGGAGGCCGTGCAACAGGTGCTGCTGCACACGGCGCGCGCGCTGCGCTGGCTGCGCGCCGAAGTCGTGCGCCTGATGAACGAGGGCATGAACGAGGCACAGATGCTGGCCGCCATGGTCTATCCCCCGGAACTGTTCGGCGTGGACTGGATGAAGCCCAGCTACGGCGACCCCAGCTACATCGCGCGCGACATCTACCGCTCGGAAAACGGTTGGTGGGACCGCAATCCGACCACGCTGCACCCGGCGTCGCCCGAGGCGGCCGGCGCCGCCATCGCGGCCGCCATCACCGACAAGGCCGGCCTGATCGCCAGCGCACAGGCCCTGGCCGATGCCGGCCAGTGGCAGCTGGCCCTGCATGTGATCGACGTGCTCGCCACGGCGGGCGGCGAGGCGCCCGAGATCGCCAGGGCCCGACAGCTCAAGGCCGCCTGGCTGCGCGAGCGCGCACGCGAGGTGGACAGCTATGTCTCGCGCAACCTCTACCGGGTCGGCGCGGACATGATCGAACAGGGCACGCAGGCGCGCTTCGGCATACGCTGA
- a CDS encoding Bug family tripartite tricarboxylate transporter substrate binding protein: MKTSVLSAALWAATALGGGAALAQDRYPSRPVRIVVQYQAGGSTDTVARILAEGLARRLGQPVVVDNRSGAGGIIATEHVAKSAPDGYTLLLTVPGPITANLVLYRKLPYDPRTELRMVSDVVTPSMVMAVNPAVPARDFKSLVEAVRQSPGKYAMGSWGAGTQPHQVQVFMDKAYGLQSLHVAYKGEGPMSIDLISGVIQMTLGSAATLKPFIDAGKLRALAVAGPARSNVLPDVPTFAEQGYREAVYAITGSISLMVPARTPDAIVERLGREVGAVMREPPVRQRVQALGLEPRGNTPAEAGAAYAAFLPVALDLARSTGVTLD, from the coding sequence ATGAAAACCTCCGTGCTGAGCGCCGCCCTGTGGGCCGCAACCGCCCTGGGCGGCGGCGCCGCCCTCGCCCAGGACCGCTATCCGTCCCGCCCCGTGCGCATCGTCGTGCAATACCAGGCCGGCGGCTCCACCGACACCGTGGCGCGCATCCTGGCGGAAGGCCTGGCCAGGCGCCTGGGCCAGCCCGTGGTGGTGGACAACCGCAGCGGTGCGGGCGGCATCATCGCCACCGAGCATGTGGCCAAGAGCGCGCCCGACGGCTACACCCTGCTGCTGACCGTGCCCGGTCCCATCACGGCCAATCTCGTGCTCTACAGGAAGCTGCCCTACGACCCGCGCACCGAGCTGCGCATGGTCTCGGACGTGGTCACGCCGTCCATGGTGATGGCCGTCAACCCGGCCGTGCCGGCCAGGGACTTCAAGTCCCTGGTCGAGGCCGTGCGCCAGTCGCCGGGCAAGTACGCCATGGGGTCCTGGGGCGCGGGCACGCAGCCGCACCAGGTGCAGGTCTTCATGGACAAGGCCTACGGCCTGCAGTCGCTGCACGTGGCCTACAAGGGCGAGGGGCCCATGTCCATCGACCTCATCAGCGGCGTGATCCAGATGACGCTGGGCTCGGCCGCCACGCTCAAGCCCTTCATCGACGCCGGCAAGCTGCGCGCCCTGGCCGTGGCGGGGCCCGCCCGCAGCAACGTCCTCCCCGACGTGCCCACCTTCGCGGAGCAAGGCTACCGGGAGGCCGTCTACGCCATCACCGGATCGATCTCGCTGATGGTGCCCGCGCGCACGCCCGACGCCATCGTCGAGCGCCTGGGCCGCGAGGTGGGCGCCGTGATGCGCGAGCCCCCGGTGCGCCAGCGCGTGCAGGCCCTGGGCCTGGAGCCCAGGGGCAACACCCCCGCCGAAGCCGGCGCCGCCTATGCCGCCTTCCTGCCCGTGGCGCTGGACCTGGCGCGCTCCACGGGCGTGACTCTCGATTGA
- a CDS encoding DUF1254 domain-containing protein, translating to MNTPAAAARDATASLVALAEEAVVYTYPLYEMARMRAATSPRRQANGEPAGAALRWCNQFVHARQLLRAGTSRVVTPNNDTLYTNAWLDLGAGPLVIDVPDTAGRYYVLGLLDFFTNPFAHIGQRLTGTAARSFLVTPPGWQGRPPAPFDTPGAHIAAPTPWLWVIGRILVDGPDDLPAVHALQDGFSVRPLADWQAGATPSARRFDPGCDPQAPATATHYAAQVNAALRGNPPPGHESARVARFAKLGLGSALAAPDAAQCAALQQALDQVLPRLRAAPAGRRLDSGWDMPPRVEDGFGDDYLARAQVALKYIGMLDSREAVYPMAWHDARGRPLHGSRRYRLRFAPGALPPVQAFWSLTLYGAHDYMLVDNPLDRYAIGDRTPGLRRDADGGLTLHIRHGAPAAEDARANWLPAPPDGFYLCLRAYVPGPGLQDGRHALPPLEEDQETP from the coding sequence ATGAACACGCCGGCCGCCGCCGCGCGGGATGCCACCGCCTCCCTGGTGGCCCTGGCCGAGGAGGCCGTGGTCTACACCTACCCGCTGTACGAGATGGCCCGCATGCGCGCGGCCACCTCGCCCCGGCGGCAGGCCAACGGTGAGCCGGCGGGCGCCGCGCTGCGCTGGTGCAACCAGTTCGTGCATGCGCGCCAGCTGCTGCGCGCCGGCACCAGCCGCGTGGTCACGCCCAACAACGACACGCTCTACACCAATGCCTGGCTGGACCTGGGCGCCGGCCCCCTGGTCATCGACGTGCCGGATACGGCCGGGCGCTACTACGTGCTGGGCCTGCTGGATTTCTTCACCAACCCCTTCGCCCACATCGGCCAGCGGCTCACGGGCACGGCGGCGCGTTCCTTCCTGGTCACGCCGCCCGGCTGGCAGGGCAGGCCCCCCGCCCCCTTCGACACTCCCGGCGCCCATATCGCGGCGCCCACGCCCTGGCTGTGGGTGATAGGCCGCATCCTCGTGGACGGGCCCGACGACCTGCCCGCCGTGCACGCGCTGCAGGATGGCTTCAGCGTGCGCCCGCTGGCCGACTGGCAGGCCGGCGCCACGCCCTCGGCCCGCCGCTTCGACCCCGGCTGCGACCCGCAGGCACCCGCCACGGCGACCCACTATGCCGCCCAGGTCAATGCCGCGCTGCGCGGCAACCCGCCGCCCGGACACGAATCCGCCCGGGTGGCGCGCTTCGCCAAGCTGGGCCTGGGCAGCGCACTTGCGGCGCCCGATGCGGCGCAGTGCGCAGCCCTGCAACAGGCGCTGGACCAGGTCCTGCCCCGGCTGCGCGCCGCCCCGGCCGGCCGGCGCCTGGACTCCGGCTGGGACATGCCGCCGCGCGTCGAGGACGGCTTCGGCGACGACTACCTGGCACGCGCCCAGGTCGCGCTCAAGTACATCGGCATGCTGGACAGCCGCGAGGCCGTCTACCCCATGGCCTGGCACGATGCCCGGGGCCGGCCCCTGCATGGCAGCCGGCGCTACCGTCTGCGCTTCGCGCCCGGCGCGCTGCCGCCCGTCCAGGCCTTCTGGTCGCTGACCCTGTACGGCGCGCACGACTACATGCTGGTGGACAACCCGCTGGACCGCTACGCCATCGGCGACCGCACGCCGGGCCTGCGGCGCGATGCGGACGGCGGGCTGACCCTGCACATACGCCATGGCGCGCCAGCCGCAGAGGACGCGCGCGCCAACTGGCTGCCCGCGCCGCCGGACGGCTTTTACCTGTGCCTGCGTGCCTACGTGCCCGGGCCCGGACTGCAGGATGGCCGCCATGCGCTGCCGCCCCTCGAGGAAGACCAGGAGACCCCATGA
- a CDS encoding Bug family tripartite tricarboxylate transporter substrate binding protein, which yields MKTMHRPALLAAALLALAGLARSQDAASYPQRPVTLVVPTAAAGGTDTIARVFAEGLTRLFKQPFVVDNRPGANGLVGVELAARGAPDGYRLLFTYTASMAVNPSLYRKLPYDPVRDFAPIAQIGRAGNLLLVSRDLPVHTLKEFVDYVRARPGQISYCSWGQGSGGHLTMEFLNKQAGLQMQHVPYKGSSPCVQGLLGGQVQAAFADTSSTVELVRAGRVRALAHSGDKRIPSQPGLPSLTEAGYPFHNYSWYGVFAPAKTPQAIVDRLNTAINQLLQEPATARKLAELNLTDLPPTTPAQFAQTLRQDLADWGRLVREVGVQLD from the coding sequence ATGAAGACGATGCACAGGCCTGCCCTGCTGGCAGCCGCCCTGCTGGCCCTGGCCGGCCTGGCCCGGAGCCAGGACGCCGCCAGCTACCCCCAGCGCCCCGTCACGCTGGTCGTGCCCACGGCCGCGGCCGGCGGAACGGACACCATCGCACGCGTGTTCGCCGAGGGTCTGACGCGGCTGTTCAAGCAGCCCTTCGTGGTGGACAACCGGCCCGGCGCCAATGGCCTGGTCGGCGTGGAACTCGCCGCGCGCGGCGCACCGGACGGCTACCGGCTGCTGTTCACCTACACGGCCTCCATGGCCGTCAATCCCAGCCTGTACCGCAAGCTGCCCTACGACCCGGTCAGGGACTTCGCGCCCATCGCCCAGATCGGCCGCGCGGGCAACCTGCTGCTGGTCTCCCGGGACCTGCCGGTGCACACGCTCAAGGAATTCGTGGACTACGTGCGCGCGCGCCCCGGCCAGATCAGCTACTGCTCCTGGGGCCAGGGCTCGGGCGGCCACCTGACCATGGAATTCCTGAACAAGCAGGCCGGCCTGCAGATGCAGCACGTGCCCTACAAGGGCAGCAGCCCCTGCGTGCAGGGGCTGCTGGGCGGCCAGGTGCAGGCGGCCTTCGCCGATACCTCGTCCACGGTCGAGCTGGTGCGCGCGGGCCGGGTGCGCGCCCTGGCCCACAGCGGCGACAAGCGCATTCCTTCCCAGCCCGGGCTGCCCAGCCTGACCGAGGCCGGCTACCCGTTCCACAACTACTCCTGGTATGGCGTCTTCGCCCCCGCGAAAACGCCCCAGGCCATCGTGGACCGGCTCAACACGGCCATCAACCAGTTGCTTCAGGAACCGGCCACGGCCCGCAAGCTGGCCGAACTCAACCTGACCGACCTGCCACCAACCACCCCCGCGCAGTTCGCGCAAACGCTGCGCCAGGACCTTGCCGACTGGGGCCGGCTGGTGCGCGAGGTGGGCGTGCAGCTGGACTGA
- a CDS encoding DUF1254 domain-containing protein, with protein MTTTAPSLPEVRRTLARSIGLASFVYGYPLIETYRTCRLQTDPGAARQTGLGLDMRGDFDTLHHSQRPSTHEDRDVVTPANDLLYSLAWIHLADGPRLLTVPSSAAHPGRYFVLALYDAYTENFENLGPRNCDPAGETVVLVGPGGSVPEHLAGHRLVHCPSQLVWLIGRTVVGDAPDWPAARALQADIHLARAPGTPAGARPAAVENWVGPPVDAMAAAFENHEPATEVAPRFFANLCHALAEAPGRPEDRGLLAWFGQAGIVADAHMAWDQLEEPVRQGLIEGFADGVLTVAAQGRHRAPRPWSMATATGRYGSEYLGRARTAYLGLGALATGEAIYAAAHHDADHQPLDGNRRYVLRFAADDMPPADAFWSVTLYDADRFLYGNAIARHSIGDRTPGLRREADGSLQIDLGHTPPARDTANWLPAPAGRFYLILRMYHPREGVRGWSIPPIQEAA; from the coding sequence ATGACCACCACCGCCCCCTCCCTGCCCGAAGTCCGCCGCACCCTGGCACGCTCCATCGGCCTGGCCTCCTTCGTCTACGGCTATCCGCTGATCGAGACCTACCGCACCTGCCGCCTGCAGACCGACCCCGGCGCCGCGCGCCAGACCGGCCTGGGCCTGGACATGCGCGGCGACTTCGACACGCTGCACCACAGCCAGCGCCCCTCCACCCACGAGGACCGCGACGTGGTCACGCCCGCCAACGACCTGCTGTACTCCCTGGCCTGGATCCACCTGGCCGACGGTCCGCGCCTACTCACCGTGCCCTCCAGCGCCGCCCATCCGGGGCGCTATTTCGTGCTGGCCCTGTACGACGCCTACACCGAGAACTTCGAGAACCTGGGACCGCGCAACTGCGACCCCGCAGGCGAGACCGTGGTCCTGGTCGGCCCAGGCGGCTCGGTGCCCGAGCACCTGGCCGGACACCGCCTGGTGCACTGCCCCAGCCAACTGGTCTGGCTGATCGGACGCACCGTGGTGGGCGACGCGCCCGACTGGCCCGCGGCCCGCGCGCTGCAGGCCGACATCCACCTGGCGCGCGCGCCGGGCACGCCTGCGGGGGCGAGGCCCGCCGCCGTGGAAAACTGGGTGGGGCCACCCGTGGACGCGATGGCCGCCGCCTTCGAGAACCACGAACCCGCCACCGAGGTCGCACCCCGCTTTTTCGCCAACCTCTGCCATGCACTGGCCGAGGCGCCCGGCCGTCCCGAGGACCGGGGCCTGCTGGCCTGGTTCGGCCAGGCCGGCATCGTGGCCGATGCACACATGGCCTGGGACCAGCTGGAGGAGCCCGTGCGCCAGGGCCTGATCGAAGGCTTTGCCGACGGCGTGCTCACCGTCGCCGCCCAGGGCCGCCACCGTGCGCCCCGGCCCTGGAGCATGGCGACCGCCACCGGCCGCTACGGCAGCGAATACCTGGGCCGCGCGCGCACCGCCTACCTGGGCCTGGGCGCGCTGGCCACGGGCGAGGCCATCTATGCCGCCGCCCACCACGACGCCGACCACCAGCCGCTGGACGGCAACCGCCGCTATGTGCTGCGCTTCGCGGCCGACGACATGCCACCGGCCGACGCCTTCTGGTCGGTCACGCTCTATGACGCCGACCGCTTCCTCTACGGCAATGCCATCGCACGCCACTCCATCGGCGACCGCACGCCGGGACTGCGCCGCGAGGCCGATGGCAGCCTGCAGATCGACCTGGGCCACACGCCGCCCGCGCGCGACACCGCCAACTGGCTGCCCGCGCCGGCCGGGCGTTTCTACCTGATCCTGCGCATGTACCACCCGCGTGAAGGCGTGCGCGGCTGGTCCATTCCCCCGATCCAGGAGGCCGCATGA
- a CDS encoding Bug family tripartite tricarboxylate transporter substrate binding protein, translating into MKNLSVNASLPTRRKLLGTGLALAGMAAMSPLAAQADDKYPSRPITFVVPFPPGGSVDIMGRQYAEPLSRILGVPIVVENRPGAGGSVGTQYVARAKPDGYTLVVSSQSSHLANPLTQPKVGYDPIKDFENIAILGRQPNALMVHSSLPVRNFQEFLEYVKKRPGQVNYGSAGIGSMGQLNVEMLKAATGIFATHIPYRGGSPLVTAAIGNEVQFILDNLVFMLPHVQSGKVRALAVASEQRLAVLPDVPTMAEVGYPQLNLSSWTGLAAPAGTPEPIVQVLHKAIRQAATAPAMVANLKERGVFVPEDMTPAAFEKMMSERLVRFGEVVRKANIVAE; encoded by the coding sequence ATGAAAAACCTGTCCGTGAACGCATCTCTGCCCACCCGCCGCAAGCTGCTGGGCACCGGCCTGGCACTGGCCGGCATGGCCGCAATGTCGCCGCTGGCCGCGCAGGCCGACGACAAATACCCGTCGCGCCCCATCACCTTCGTCGTGCCCTTCCCGCCGGGCGGCTCGGTGGACATCATGGGCCGCCAGTACGCCGAGCCCCTGTCGCGCATCCTGGGCGTGCCCATCGTGGTCGAGAACCGCCCGGGCGCCGGCGGCTCGGTCGGCACGCAGTACGTGGCCCGCGCCAAGCCCGACGGCTACACGCTGGTCGTGTCCTCGCAGAGCAGCCACCTGGCCAATCCGCTGACCCAGCCCAAGGTGGGCTACGACCCCATCAAGGACTTCGAGAACATCGCCATCCTGGGCCGCCAGCCGAATGCGCTGATGGTGCATTCCAGCCTGCCCGTCAGGAACTTCCAGGAGTTTCTCGAGTATGTGAAGAAGCGCCCCGGCCAGGTCAACTACGGCAGCGCCGGCATCGGCAGCATGGGCCAGCTCAACGTGGAGATGCTCAAGGCCGCCACGGGCATCTTCGCCACGCACATTCCCTACCGTGGCGGTTCGCCGCTGGTGACGGCGGCCATCGGCAACGAGGTGCAGTTCATCCTCGACAACCTGGTCTTCATGCTGCCCCATGTGCAGTCGGGCAAGGTGCGTGCCCTGGCCGTGGCCTCCGAGCAGCGCCTGGCCGTGCTGCCCGACGTGCCCACCATGGCCGAGGTCGGCTACCCGCAGCTGAACCTCAGCTCCTGGACCGGGCTGGCGGCGCCGGCCGGCACGCCCGAGCCCATCGTCCAGGTGCTGCACAAGGCCATCCGCCAGGCGGCCACCGCGCCGGCCATGGTGGCCAACCTCAAGGAGCGCGGCGTGTTCGTGCCCGAGGACATGACCCCCGCCGCCTTCGAGAAGATGATGTCCGAGCGCCTGGTGCGCTTCGGCGAGGTGGTGCGCAAGGCGAACATCGTGGCCGAGTGA